Part of the Longimicrobium sp. genome is shown below.
ACGGGCGGGCGGAAGGGCTTCCTCGAGCACCATTGGAAGCTGGAGCGGCGCGGGTCGTTCGACGGCGAGGAGCGCTGGAAGGTGGAGCAGGAGGAGCAGCCGACGATGCGCGATCTCCTCCCCACGCTGCGGCTGATCGCCCTGGCCGTGGCGCACACCGCCGCCGCGCCCGGCCGCGTGCGCATCGACTGCGACCTCTACGTAAACGACAGCGACCTCTACAACCCCGTCTCCCAGATGGGCGAGGCGATCATCGCGTGGGACGCCGAGCGTGGGCTCACCGACGTCGCCATCAACGAATAGCCACCAATCTTCACCGTACCGATCTTCATCTCCTCTCCGACGAACTTCATCGCGCGCACCAGACGTGTTGGCCGAGCCGAAGCCGGTAGTCCGCGAAGGCGGACTTCGTGTGGTTGTTGCAGCGATTTCAATCGCCCCTCCCCATCTCGATCCGTTGCTGCCCGTCTGGCGATTTGACGCGCTGTGTCATAAATTGCTGCGGCGCGGCATCGTCGCGTTCGCACGCAGTCATATCGCCATGAGGAGCCATCACGATGGCCAGACGGATCTTGCTGTTCACGGGGAAGGGCGGGGTGGGAAAGACCACCTGCGCCGCCGCCACCGCCCTCCGCGCGGCGGAGCAGGGGTACCGCACGCTGGTGCTGTCGTCCGATCCCGCGCACTCGCTGGCGGACGCGCTCGACATGCAGCTGGGGCCGGAGCCACAGGAGGTGGTGAAGAACCTGTGGGCGCAGGAGGTGGACCTCTACTACTCCATGCAGAAGTACTGGGGGAACATGCGCGAGCTGATGCTCACCGTGTTCCGCTGGCAGGGGGTGGACCGCATCGCCGCCGAGGAGATGGCGGCGCTGCCGGGGATGAACGAGGGCTCCGTCCTCCTCTGGCTGGAGCAGTTCTACCGCAGCGGCGACTACGACCTGATCGTGGTCGACAGCGCGCCCACCGGCGAGACGCTGACGCTGCTCACCCTGCCCCAGGCCACGCAGTGGTGGATGGCGCGCGCCTTCCCCTTCCAGAAGACCGCGATCAAGACCGCCGGCTTCGCGCTGCGCAAGACCACGGGGATCCCGCTGGACAAGGGCTACGACGAGCTGAACCGTCTGTTCGAGAAGCTGAAGGCG
Proteins encoded:
- a CDS encoding ArsA family ATPase, producing MARRILLFTGKGGVGKTTCAAATALRAAEQGYRTLVLSSDPAHSLADALDMQLGPEPQEVVKNLWAQEVDLYYSMQKYWGNMRELMLTVFRWQGVDRIAAEEMAALPGMNEGSVLLWLEQFYRSGDYDLIVVDSAPTGETLTLLTLPQATQWWMARAFPFQKTAIKTAGFALRKTTGIPLDKGYDELNRLFEKLKAIQDVLGNSDISSVRLVMNPEKMVIEEAKRAYTYLQLYGYGVDAVVVNRVMPEEGAGPVLARYVEAQKKYLEEIDHSFSPLPILRVPHSGREVFGLDLLREIGDELYGEKDPAALMYSGQTYRVSEEGKEYVLELRLPFAHDGEVAARHAGDQLVIQLANQRRNYLLPRFLAYYTLRGTSIRNGWLRVNFAQAA